GATTCcttatgtttttaatataattttttttttggttttttagtcACGCATTCCAGAGGTTTGCTGTGAGAACATCAAAGAATATCGATGAAATGATAAAGAAGGGTATGTTTCCTGTTTTTCCAATAATTGTAGTTTCCATTAGTCTGCACTTCTGAGCATTATTTAATCACTGGGTGATGGTTTGTTCATGCAGCTGCTTCGAAGCAGCGAGATGTCACCGAGCAGGTGAAGGAATTCTCTAAGAATTTTGAGGTTGGATTTGATGCTCTCAtttgatttgaaatattattCAGTTGTTTTGGATTCTATATCTAATAACATTACCTGTGCATTGTTTTGCAGTCATTCAAAAATCAGTAATGTGCAGTGATGGAGTTGGTATTGTGCCCATATATGTATATGATTGCCCTAGATTCTTGTTCCTTCTTTGAGAGTGACGAAAATGAGCTAGTTATTTTAGGATGTTGGCATGTAAGATTGTCTCAAGGAAAATCTTTTGTACCTAAAATAAATTTGCCATTTTAAAGGTAGCTATTTTTGTCTTGATTAAAAAGTTACCTAAAAAGTAGCTAGTATTGCTCCACAGAATCATTTCTTCTCTGGGGAATGTGTTTCCTGAAAATGGACGTGGAGCTAAACGTCCACTCCATCTCTTAAGTATGGACATTGATATGTCAAGTAAATCCTTTTTACTCAAGGCTTTATGTTGAAATAAATTTCTGATTCTGctagttgcttttttttttttctgagagTTGTGGGTGTCTGAAGTTGCCATTAAGAAAAGAGAGCTAGATTTTGCTCAACCATTTGTACGCCACTGTAACAAATTGGGAACACATTAACACTCCTTTTGAACGGTATGATGTATTTGTATTTCTAAGAAGAATTCTCATTCGGTTAATACATGTTTGAGGTGCTCCGCCAAAATCGTCTAGAGGTAATCAGGTGGTGGAATCATCATAGCCTGTAAAGGCGTAGATACTAGATGCTCCTTCGGAGTTCAACGTTACGGTGGTtctatatttatgaaaaaactacgaatttcataacaaaaatcTTGTTTGCACAAGCACGATAATACCATggaaatttgcatttatttttcccttCTATCTGAATGTGAAAATtacattcttttaaattttgataagtaaagaaAGATCAAACCTAATTttctagaacaaagaaaaatgttttgctACTCTATCCTATGATAATCGACGAAGTGGTGAAAGTTAAGCCAATCATCTAGAGTTGCTAACAAAGTAATAAAAACTTGTTTTCCATATTGATTAAGTACACATTGACCAATTGAGTTCAAGTTTAATAGTTTATATGGTTATGCAACTCCATCCAATTATTCTTAACTTTCCTTTGAATTTCTTAGGCAATGATAAAAATACATACATTGTCAACAAAACTTAGGGCAGTAAATGACTTTTATCATCACCAATTGTCTCGGAAAGTTAACAGGCggctaaaatataataaaatcattgtttcttaaatTTCATTATCAGAGCATGGTACGACTCTTTTTCATAGTAATATTAGTAAAATCCTTCTATTGTATGTGCGCAACCTTTCTACATCTGAGACCAAGAAACAGAAGCACAACTGTCCCATTCTCATTTTTATGACTCCTgcctctttgttcttgcttttcCTATGTTCTATAACAATGATAAAATGTCATATTAAACCAGGCAGGGTACACGGGGTTATTGGACACCATGTTACCACTCATAAAATCGCGTCTTCAATTGAAAACAGGTGCAGTATTTGATCTTTAGGCTTCCAGATTCGATTTTTTGTTCTGTGCTAGGGCACATTGGGGCGCAAAGTTATACTGTGATGGTGGCTCCACTATGACGCGAAATTTACTATACAATATTAAAACATTTCAAAGTTAGCCCATGAACTTGCTCATTATGCCAAATGTAGTGGAGCAAATCAGGTGTGGAAGGGTTGTACCCCCCACCACCCGCGGCGATGATCCACCATCTAGAATGTACCTAGTCTGGGGTATAACTTAGCTCCCTTTGTTGTTTTCCAATTTCAGTATCAATGAAgtttttctcatcaaaaaaaaaaaaaaaaaacagttagcCACTCTACAATCTACCCTGTAACTTAAGTTCATGTAACGACACAAACAATCAAAGCTATTCTAAATTTGAGCATTCATACATTCCATGATATTAAAACAGAACAATCTTGTCTTGATTAGAAATCAATTAATTGTGGGAAAGCCACACAcacgcacaaaaaaaaaaaaaaaaaaaaaaaaaaaaaaaaaaaaaaaatgaagaagaagagaactaCTCCTCAAAGttcttcaaacaaaaacaacatgCATTCATCTCTCCAAATACACATGAGATTCAACAATTATTAGGTCAAGAGAATTATTTAGATAACACCTTTTCCCAAAGGTATTGCATATTTGCAAGCATGCATGCCTAAGCGATCAATATGCCCCTGTAAGAAGAGAAGATTCGCAATTAGTCAAAAGTGAAGTGTACTTACAAACttgaacaacaacaaaaaacaggGACGGCTGTTCGCCAAAACCAATCAAGAACCCTTTCATTGTAGAGATTATGAAAAGGCAAAGTACGCCCAAAATacaaatttcataaataaaacaaactggcaaaaagataaggaaaatgaaaaatgttttctGTGTTGAAATAACCCTAAATCCTAATCAAAATACTTAACTCCAAAGACTCCCATAAGATTAAAGCAGATTTAATGGAACTCCAGGACATATCATTTGCCAATTTAATCTCATAAACCATGTAGTAAACAAGAACCTAACGCTGAAACAAGCTGATTCTGCTGCTATTTCTAACGCCTTAATTCCATGTTTTCTCCAGTACAGAACATGGTTACTATAAATGAATCTAGGAATTGGCGAAGGAAGGGTCATACTTTAGAGATAGATTGATGGCAATGAGTCTCTCCTAAAAGGGATGGATATATGAAGGATAAAAGGCTTGTTTTTAAAGAATTAGAAGTCTTTCTTGCATACAAGTAGTCTCACAGTTGGATTCAGAGccaagcaatatatatataacgaaAAGTTACTGACAATCCTCAACTGATTGGCTACTTTCCGCAGAATCTCTACTGTCATCCCCATGTTTATTCATCAGAGGAGAGTGCCATCTAATTCATTCATACAAAAACCTCAATGTTTAGAAAGGTTCCAAACAACATCATGTTTGATAGTACATGAGATGCTACAAggtaagtgatttttttttagtaaccaGACACTTTCCTCTGCGTTATGTTATATGTAGAGGAAGTAAATCAACCACTCACACAGACactgagagaaagagagcacATTCCATATACATCAAAGGCTTTGAAACCAATTATATACAATGACAGTGTTGAATTTAATCCATGTGGTCTATACTTGAAGTCaaaccaaaaaatacaaattacccTACCATCGTCCATTTGAGCTGCCCTAAACacaggcaatttttttttttttttttgccctcaACAACTTTATTGAACCATACGTTGAGCATAACCCTCAAGCTGAGACAGACTGTAGGATCACAAATCACCTCAAATAATCATTAACAAGCCCCAAGCTTTTCTATATATCTTACTTGTGGCCCAAATTTAGTGAAGATAAGGAATCTATCAGTACCTCATCCTACAGTAGCCCAAACTCaccattttcaaaattaaatgaaaccTTTTTGTATATTTTGCACCTTAGGTGGGGAAAGCAGGCTTATAAGGTGGGAACAGAATATCTCAAGCACAAACTTTGTGTAactaaaaatcaagaaattgagCCATGTACAATTTGTGAATAGGagcatattatttaaaaattaaattccatTCTCACATGTCATCCAAGACAGTCATTACCATTTACCACACACAAACGCAACCTCAAATAACAAGTCTTGGAAATTAGCAGTTTAGCACATACAATACAACTATTCacaaaaaccctaaccctataaatctattaaaaataagaaaaaagattaagagaggaagaaggaaatgaCTGACTGAGATCTATTTCGACGACTTCTCATACTTGGTGGGGTTGTAGTAGGATGCGTAACCAGGAGGAGAGTAAATGACAGCAGCCGCCATGGCTCCCGGAAGAACCACGTACTTGGCCAACACTGCCAGCTTTGCCACCAGTGGCTCACCCCTCATAAACACCATTGTTGGATTGCTTACTCGAAGTATTCGATGATTGATCTCACCTTCTCTGCTATTGTATTGCTTGCTCCTGTAATAATATTAGTCCAATGAAATACATGTTATAACCAATAAAGAACAGCCTAATTTTTTCTTACCTGAATCAAAGAAAAGGTACCCAAAAGGAAGTAGCCGGAAAAATGTGGGTATTACAGACAGGTTATTATTAGAATAAACCACAAACAACTCAAACAACAACctccaattgaaagttcaaaaaactaaaaaacatataCATGGTACACTACAGAGCAAGGTTCCGTTTGGTTAGGTGATTTGGGAGATTAAAAGAGCATTTTTAATACCCAAAACTCTGTTTTGCAAACACAAATCCTTGTAGCTATTTTACAAACACTCATTTTAAACCCAAAACACAGTTTTCTAACAGTTTATACAAACGCACTCAAAATTTAAAGGTGGGTCTTAAACAATTAAGACATATCCATATACAGTAAATACTTAGATTTATAGATGGGTCTTTACTCTTTACTCTTAAAAATCAGGTTTTTTAGGCATAGCAAAAACTATATAATAGATTATAGATCAGAACCTTACATGAAGATAAAgctggaaagaaaaaaaaaaaaaaaaaaaaaaagttcttgtCCATAAATAAGGAGCCTAGCCTAGCTAGCTATGTGGTTATATCAGGTGTGGGTTATGACTAAAGaaacgatttttttttactcagaAATGTCATTGGATGAACGATAGCATAAAAACCCAAAAGCCAAAACTAAAGTAAACTCAACCCAGAAAATGATTCTCAGAAAGAAACATAATAGAGTCAGATTAAGCATAATTCACACTGAAACAGAAAACTCCATTCGTGAACTCAGGATCAAATCAAGCTATCACACAACAGtcaaatatgagagagagataacGGTTCAAACTGACCCAGAGACCTAAAGTGGGCCGTTCGGAGACTGGTGGCTGTGGACTTTATGGGGAGGTCCGGCTGGAAGGTAGGGGCTATGGGTTGCTCGTGAGAGATTGAAATGTGGAGAGGGGATCCTGTGGGGAAATGTCTTGAAGTGTTTCGGGGATGCATTACTCCACGTGTTATAATTTAGTGAAACatcattccatttttttccaccaaaaaaaaaaaaaacatttaaattaaacctcaacattttttttgtttcaataaataaTTCTATTAATTCCACGccaaagtgttttttttttttaatccatgaTATAACTTTTTCCTTATAATTTATGTCTCAAATTTAAACAGCAAAGAAGTTCAAgatttttaaagttaaattgAGATTCAATTGGCCTTataaaatcataattaattttaaaaaataaaggtattaaattaaaattttagcaaaattctcttaaaaatatcaacaaaaaatttcaaatgaatttcCCACTTTTATAAgataagagaaaataataatgcataaaaaaaaagtaaaaaaacataaaaattaaagattatttTCAAAGGTGTTGAGATCTAAAAGGATCACAGTGAGAGAAGCCCAAAGAAGTgagtcaagcccaaaagaaaataagccAAGTCCAAGGAAGCAGGTGCAAGGGgaccacaaaagaaaaagaaatggcaAGCCCAagaggcttgaagcccaaaagaagaagcatcaaaaaagaaaagaaacccacGGCAAGAGATTAAAGAAAATAGCCAGGATCCTCAGCAATCACCAAGAGGCGCGGATTCTTCTAGGCGCATAAGCACAGTCAAATGAAGATTAagacagctcgaaagaaaaggacaagaaaagaaaataagaaacagagTAGAAGCCACAAGCGCCAAAAGACccagcaaaaaaagaagaaataaccagcgacctctcatggcacaagTGGGAAGCGTCTCGGGGAACCAGAACGGAGAAATACGAAAAGGGGAATGGCAACATAAGACTTTCAAGTCGGCAGAATGGGATTCCACCCAGACGAGAAAAAAGGCAAAAGGGGAACTGCCAAACGGTGAGATCGAGAAAGGCATACCTCAACACATCCCGAAGTAGGTAACCAGCCATGGACTTTCAAAGGAATCAAAGctgaaagaggaaaaaaatgaaaaaataggaAATAGAACCTGCCGAGTGATGGGCATAGAACAGGCTCTGTTAACCATAAGACGAAataggggaaccaatggttcccctgGAATGCcagaatttcactataaaaggaagggtAGGTTACAAAGAAAAGGTAGagatttttggagagaaaaaactATCGGTAAAGTTTTGTAAAAGAAGGGAAAACTGAGGGAAAGTTAAtaatattgcttcccggtatcctgtaaaaagccactattgcgcatactcggattcaaagaaaatcaaactttacaagttttgaaggctgaaatagccattcaaaactgtaatttttgagtttgattgaaccttgtatcacgtcttagtgagcattCTATAACCATAACAAAGaacatattaatgaactatGTACCACTAATTCAAAGATCCttataacattattttgtgCTCCTTTGTTGATCTTGTTctctgaatttaccttgttgttTTGATATGTCTTTCAATACGAATATCCTTACTTGTCATTTTACgtgtattgtaggaagcatcCTCTGTGCATCATTTGATTCTTAAATAGCCTGTTAGCTGTGGTGAATCAAGGCCCGGTCCATCAAACCACTtattaggcccgggatccttgggcctgagtgtcacaaaaaaagacactctcacaaaaGGTATAATTCTTAAATGACAAATAAAGTTAGCAAATAATTCAAGTTCAATGGAAATAATATTTACACACAAAGAGCAAATGAAAAACTATATATCctttaaaagcaaaattaatataataggTATTCACAGATAATCAGTTAACCAAGCAATCCAatccaattttaaaaactaaatgtttgtgtattttaattatatatatatatatatatatattgtattcaTATgctatttatgatttttttttaacacatttgaTTATTATCTTTAAAACATCTACTTTCTCTCTCATAGCACTCTCGCTTCCcctttttctttcatctctaTGTTATCATTGTTAAAGTCACCTCAATAAGAAAGACAAAATACTTTCAATTCATCTCAACCTTAGCTTACACCACTCCCCCCCTACACAGAATTTGTCTGACCTAAAGAAAGGATGTGATGGGAACAAAGCACCCCCAATCCGACCCACCCCACCCTGCTGCCATCAACAGTTGATATCGTAGGTCGAGTTCAAGCCTATCTTAcgtaaaaatattattcaacCAGAAACATATTTGGTTAATCACAAAAAACAGGTAGCAAGTGATTTCTGGTGGGTTTTTTGTCAACACAGTTTCAGGTTccaatcaaaatccaaaaacataaatagtTTTTGCCGAAAATGAttgcaacaaaagaaaaataggaCCGAAAAATGTAGTCTATTTCTTAGATTTCCCTCTTAAGATTTAGTTATATGACtactttaactaaaaaatacacttttattccatgaaaaataATCCCCATGACAAAATCTTAAAAGAGGAACCTAAAAAACACCACATAAATATTTTACCTAAATCTTACCCTCAAATAAAAGGGGTACAATGAAACAGACTATAAACAAGGTAATCTGTATGACCATGTCATTCTACCATTGCACTCAGAAGCTCCAAATTGCATGAGCGTACACAAGCTTTATTGGAGACGAGCTCAATGCTGTAGCAGGGTGAAAATCGGTTTTCAGCTTTTAGTATTTTACTATCAATTAGCAAAATGTATTGATTGTAGGAAACAGTTCATCTTGTATGGGAACAGTACATTAGTAAGAGACCAATTTCCCTTCTTGCCATGGGTAAGCATTACATGATAGCATTTTACATATAACTTTGCTGcaacagccaaaaaaaaaaaaaaaggcctaagATGTATCTAATTATTGTTCTAAACTCTGCCATTGTTACTACAAAACCACTTCCATTATTTGCTCAGAGAAGAGATTGAGATCTTGTTGCTATAGGCTATATTCCAGATTGAGAATCTGCATGAGATAATGCGGATCGACCATAATACAATACCCATGATGTGCATTGCTACCTCATCTTCAGACCAGGTTTAACTTCTGTTATCATGCCACTTGTGCCAAGCCAAATTTCAGCTAGAGCGTCAGTTTCATATGTATTCTCTTTTATGCAGATGAGCAA
The sequence above is drawn from the Quercus robur chromosome 7, dhQueRobu3.1, whole genome shotgun sequence genome and encodes:
- the LOC126692406 gene encoding uncharacterized protein LOC126692406 yields the protein MHPRNTSRHFPTGSPLHISISHEQPIAPTFQPDLPIKSTATSLRTAHFRSKQYNSREGEINHRILRVSNPTMVFMRGEPLVAKLAVLAKYVVLPGAMAAAVIYSPPGYASYYNPTKGILIA